A window of the Xenopus laevis strain J_2021 chromosome 9_10L, Xenopus_laevis_v10.1, whole genome shotgun sequence genome harbors these coding sequences:
- the LOC121397938 gene encoding uncharacterized protein LOC121397938, with protein sequence MMSSANMHKSKPRRISKEVHKMIEDMAHTGMTVPAIHQKLQTLGITASRQTVRYHASGKAKTGCNRPTTTNNTVYRQTMSLVEEITKENDETTARQIKVFLATKYQQHLSLSTIRRMRRKLGWRYGKVRYSPMIRDVNKEKRVIQAQQWLNSGETFNDVIFTDETSVALERFARFAFNRKDHLSIKPRPKHPVKVHVWGGISRKGAGPLVIFEGIMDKAFFIENIVDSSLVPYIQQHWPSGHRLFQDNDPKHSAAASHLELRGIRWERTPPESPDFNAIEMIWANLKYHIRTVYKPKTKEELINGIRDYWLNVLSVDLCNKCIDHLANVLPVAIERGGQATGM encoded by the exons ATGATGAGCAGCGCCAATATGCACAAATCCAAGCCTAGGCGGATAAGCAAAGAGGTGCACAAAATGATAGAAGACATGGCACATACTGGAATGACTGTTCCTGCTATTCACCAAAAATTACAGACTTTAGGGATCACTGCATCAAGACAAACTGTGCGTTATCATGCCAGTGGCAAGGCAAAAACAGGCTGCAACAGGCCAACTACGACAAATAA tacagtatacagacaaACGATGTCTCTTGTGGAGGAAATAACAAAGGAAAATGATGAAACCACTGCCAGACAAATCAAAGTTTTCCTTGCTACAAAATATCAACAACACCTTTCACTTTCTACAATTCGGCGGATGCGTCGCAAGCTTGGTTGGAGATATGGAAAAGTCAG aTACTCTCCAATGATACGCGATGTAAACAAAGAGAAGAGGGTGATTCAGGCTCAGCAGTGGCTCAATTCTGGTGAAACatttaatgatgtcatttttacaGATGAAACTTCTGTAGCTTTGGAGCGATTTGCCAGATTTGCCTTCAATAGAAAAGACCATCTGTCCATTAAGCCACGACCAAAGCATCCAGTAAAAGTTCATGTCTGGGGGGGCATTTCTCGGAAAGGTGCAGGACCACTTGTTATATTTGAAGGTATAATGGATAAAGCATTCTTTATTGAAAATATTGTGGACAGTTCATTAGTCCCATACATCCAGCAACATTGGCCTTCCGGCCACAGACTGTTCCAGGACAATGACCCCAAGCACTCTGCTGCTGCCTCCCACTTGGAGCTGCGGGGCATAAGATGGGAGAGAACACCCCCAGAGTCTCCTGATTTTAATGCTATAGAAATGATATGGGCAAACTTAAAGTATCATATAAGGACAGTGTATAAGCCTAAAACAAAAGAGGAACTAATAAATGGAATACGGGATTACTGGCTAAATGTTTTAAGTGTGGACTTATGCAATAAATGCATCGATCATTTAGCAAACGTCCTGCCTGTTGCTATAGAGAGAGGAGGACAGGCTACAGGGATGTAA